Proteins encoded by one window of Ignavibacteriota bacterium:
- a CDS encoding RsbRD N-terminal domain-containing protein, translating into MLARNLSKIVDDQIEELKREWLTEVRNSEYLKTYKTFNDKETTKRGEAVFSYLSEWLKDGATNKSAEDYFENVGASRFRERFPLTEVHYAVYLLKKIFWSRIDWRDKVTGAFETSNATKIMSVFNDYFDLANFSITKGYFNELLNSINDDKSISKEDLKSLLTKGKLDAEKLEDDEFIWRHV; encoded by the coding sequence ATGTTGGCAAGAAATTTATCCAAAATTGTTGATGACCAAATTGAAGAACTTAAACGAGAATGGCTGACAGAAGTTAGAAATTCTGAATATTTAAAAACCTACAAAACCTTTAATGATAAGGAAACAACAAAAAGAGGTGAAGCAGTTTTTTCCTATTTAAGCGAATGGCTGAAAGACGGTGCAACCAATAAAAGTGCTGAAGACTATTTTGAGAATGTCGGAGCTTCACGATTTAGAGAACGGTTTCCTTTAACTGAAGTACATTACGCGGTTTATTTACTAAAGAAAATATTTTGGAGTAGAATTGATTGGCGCGATAAAGTAACGGGTGCTTTTGAAACTTCTAACGCCACAAAAATTATGAGCGTGTTTAATGATTATTTCGATCTCGCGAATTTCTCAATTACAAAAGGATATTTTAACGAACTTTTAAACAGTATAAATGATGATAAATCAATTTCAAAAGAAGATTTGAAAAGTTTGCTCACAAAAGGAAAACTCGACGCTGAAAAACTTGAGGACGACGAATTTATTTGGCGTCACGTATAA
- a CDS encoding 8-oxo-dGTP diphosphatase, which translates to MKLATLCYVMNDNKTLMLYRNKKENDYHEGKWNGLGGKFEQGEAPEECAIREVFEESGLKVKDPVLKGHITFPMFDGKDDWYVWLYVFNDFEGNLIDSPEGRLEWIPNEKLNELNLWEGDKIFIPWLFNDKIFSAKFNYENGKYIDYSVIFY; encoded by the coding sequence ATGAAACTTGCGACTCTTTGTTATGTAATGAATGATAATAAAACACTTATGCTTTATAGAAATAAAAAAGAAAATGATTATCATGAAGGGAAATGGAACGGACTTGGCGGAAAATTTGAACAAGGTGAAGCACCGGAAGAATGCGCGATTCGTGAAGTATTTGAAGAATCGGGATTAAAAGTAAAAGATCCGGTTTTAAAAGGTCACATTACTTTTCCAATGTTTGATGGAAAAGATGATTGGTACGTTTGGCTTTATGTTTTTAACGACTTTGAAGGAAATTTAATTGATTCTCCCGAAGGCAGGCTGGAGTGGATACCAAATGAAAAACTAAATGAGCTGAATTTATGGGAAGGTGATAAAATATTTATTCCCTGGCTTTTCAATGATAAAATTTTCAGCGCAAAATTCAATTACGAAAATGGAAAATATATAGATTATTCAGTAATATTTTATTAG
- a CDS encoding tetrathionate reductase family octaheme c-type cytochrome encodes MKKIIGSLGVLVLIIIVAIGTLTTKSSEETVLDKLKTKYSEKHIASVDHSKFSGLQKKFNSPREVTAECISCHNKRHEEVMHSNHWNWEREEFIEGRGIVSIGKKNVMNNFCIGTQGNVKSCAKCHIGYGMDENGKSFTDANNIDCLVCHDNTETYAKAQNKGGAPVETLDFNKIAQNVGKPKRTNCGVCHFFGGGGDNVKHGDLSSDMFEPSGEIDIHMNTAEMDLQCVDCHTTKQHTIGGKMYSLSSMNHNRIFCEDCHTSTPHENEILNEHTLKVACQTCHIPVYAKGKSTKMTWDWSTAGKLKNGEPYEEDDSLGNHTYLSIKGSFTWNDHVKPEYQWFNGTASHYLEGDKIEDTTKSLVMNELHGSYSDPESKIIPVKVHRAIQPYDPINKILIQPKLYADQKGEGAFWQDFDWKTSSAEGMKDADLPFSGKVSFIKTEMNWPVNHQVSSAENSVKCAECHTRENGRLANLNDFYIPGRDYSKVVDTIGKWTILLSLLGIAIHGSLRIYAEKKLNNGVKKND; translated from the coding sequence ATGAAAAAAATTATTGGTTCGTTAGGAGTTTTGGTTTTGATAATAATTGTTGCAATTGGAACGCTTACCACTAAAAGCAGCGAGGAAACAGTATTAGATAAACTAAAAACCAAATATTCGGAAAAACATATTGCCTCAGTTGATCATTCAAAGTTTTCCGGTTTGCAGAAAAAATTTAATTCTCCGAGAGAAGTTACTGCTGAATGTATTTCATGCCACAACAAACGTCACGAAGAAGTTATGCATTCTAATCACTGGAACTGGGAAAGAGAAGAATTTATTGAAGGACGAGGAATTGTTTCAATTGGTAAAAAGAATGTAATGAACAATTTTTGCATAGGAACTCAGGGAAATGTTAAAAGCTGCGCGAAATGTCACATTGGATACGGAATGGATGAAAACGGTAAATCATTTACCGACGCAAATAATATTGATTGTTTAGTTTGCCATGATAATACCGAAACATATGCAAAAGCCCAAAACAAAGGCGGAGCGCCCGTAGAAACATTGGATTTTAATAAAATCGCACAGAATGTGGGCAAACCCAAAAGAACAAATTGCGGTGTGTGTCATTTTTTTGGCGGCGGCGGAGACAATGTTAAACATGGGGACTTGAGCAGCGATATGTTCGAACCAAGCGGGGAAATTGATATTCATATGAATACCGCGGAAATGGACTTGCAATGCGTTGACTGTCATACAACCAAACAGCATACAATCGGCGGAAAAATGTATTCACTTTCGTCAATGAATCATAATAGAATTTTCTGTGAAGACTGTCATACTTCAACACCTCATGAAAATGAAATATTAAATGAGCATACGTTAAAGGTTGCTTGTCAAACTTGTCATATTCCGGTTTACGCAAAAGGTAAGTCAACCAAAATGACATGGGATTGGTCGACTGCGGGTAAATTGAAAAACGGCGAACCTTACGAAGAAGACGATAGTTTAGGAAACCATACTTATCTTTCAATCAAAGGAAGCTTTACATGGAATGATCACGTAAAACCGGAGTATCAATGGTTTAACGGAACTGCATCACATTATTTGGAAGGAGATAAAATTGAAGATACAACAAAATCTTTGGTAATGAATGAGCTTCACGGATCTTACTCCGATCCTGAATCTAAAATAATTCCTGTAAAAGTACATAGAGCAATTCAGCCTTATGATCCAATAAATAAAATTTTAATACAGCCGAAACTATATGCCGATCAAAAAGGAGAAGGAGCATTTTGGCAGGATTTCGATTGGAAAACTTCAAGTGCTGAAGGAATGAAAGATGCCGATCTGCCTTTCAGCGGAAAAGTTTCTTTCATTAAAACTGAAATGAACTGGCCCGTTAACCATCAAGTGTCTTCGGCGGAGAATTCAGTAAAATGCGCGGAATGTCATACAAGAGAAAACGGAAGATTGGCAAATTTAAATGATTTTTATATTCCGGGCAGAGACTACTCAAAAGTAGTGGACACAATCGGCAAATGGACAATTCTATTGTCTTTACTTGGAATAGCAATCCATGGTTCTTTAAGAATTTATGCTGAAAAAAAATTAAATAATGGAGTTAAAAAAAATGACTAA
- a CDS encoding cytochrome b/b6 domain-containing protein, producing the protein MTKKVYVYKSFERFWHWVQSILIIFLGFTGFEIHGSYEFFGFEQAVKYHNIAAYLFIVLIVFAIFWHFTTGEWRQYIPTYKNIIAQVQFYLFGIFKNAPHPTKKTVLSKLNPMQKLTYFGLKILVIPLSVTSGLLYMLYRYPQRHEIRFLNIESLEIIAVVHTIAALFLVSFLIVHLYLITTGEKITTNLKAMLTGYEELEHEDAEIINLKETK; encoded by the coding sequence ATGACTAAAAAAGTTTATGTATATAAATCCTTTGAAAGATTTTGGCATTGGGTACAGTCGATTTTAATTATTTTTCTCGGCTTTACAGGTTTTGAGATTCACGGTTCTTATGAGTTTTTTGGATTTGAACAAGCAGTTAAATATCACAATATTGCCGCTTATTTATTTATTGTATTAATAGTTTTTGCAATTTTCTGGCATTTTACAACCGGAGAATGGAGGCAGTATATTCCTACTTATAAAAACATTATCGCTCAAGTTCAATTCTATCTTTTTGGAATATTTAAAAACGCTCCGCACCCGACAAAAAAAACTGTTCTTAGTAAATTAAATCCAATGCAGAAATTAACTTATTTTGGTTTAAAAATTTTAGTAATCCCGCTTTCAGTTACATCAGGACTTCTTTATATGCTTTATCGTTATCCTCAACGACATGAAATAAGATTTTTAAATATTGAATCTTTGGAGATAATTGCGGTAGTTCATACCATAGCGGCATTATTTCTTGTTTCATTTTTAATTGTACATCTTTATTTAATTACAACAGGTGAAAAAATTACAACTAACTTGAAAGCAATGCTAACAGGATATGAGGAATTGGAACATGAAGATGCAGAAATAATAAATTTAAAGGAGACAAAGTAA
- a CDS encoding molybdenum cofactor guanylyltransferase translates to MNHEITAILLSGGKSSRIGEDKALLKITDVPIIEDIYNLLKRIFNKIILITNDPLNYNFLNVEIHEDIYRGFGPLSGIHSGLVNSDTENNFIISCDMPFVTSDLINFLIRQISEEDILIPKSNKNIHSLCAVYKKNCLPKIEELLKQVPINYNETGKTKIKLFDLINSVNTRFIEISKQSFFNEDIVFNMNTIEDFKFALNKFKKL, encoded by the coding sequence ATGAATCACGAGATAACCGCGATTTTATTATCCGGCGGAAAAAGTTCAAGAATTGGTGAGGACAAAGCACTTCTGAAAATAACAGATGTTCCAATTATTGAAGATATTTACAATCTGCTTAAAAGAATTTTTAATAAAATAATTTTGATAACTAATGATCCGCTGAATTATAATTTTTTGAATGTAGAAATTCATGAAGATATTTACCGCGGATTCGGACCTTTATCTGGAATTCATTCCGGTTTAGTAAATTCTGATACTGAAAATAATTTTATAATTTCTTGCGATATGCCGTTCGTAACTTCTGATTTAATAAATTTTCTGATTAGGCAAATTTCTGAAGAAGATATTTTAATTCCAAAATCAAATAAAAACATTCATTCGCTTTGCGCCGTATATAAAAAAAACTGCCTGCCAAAAATTGAAGAATTACTTAAGCAAGTACCAATAAATTATAATGAAACCGGAAAAACAAAGATCAAACTTTTTGATCTAATTAATTCTGTTAACACGAGATTTATTGAAATATCCAAGCAATCATTTTTTAATGAAGATATTGTTTTTAATATGAATACTATTGAAGATTTCAAATTTGCCTTAAATAAATTTAAAAAATTATGA
- a CDS encoding alpha/beta fold hydrolase — MEIIINDLRVFLEGDNKNKSIIFLHGFPYDHTMWDEQVNFLKDKFYCVRYDIRGLGNSPAGNGQFTMDSFVDDLFSIVDELKLDKPIICGLSMGGYITFRALEIDQSKFSAVILMDTRSESDNNEGKIKRQNGIAKINKEGVIAFVDGFVPTCFWEDTIKNNPNLYNTVLNKSRKSNSIGVKGSLIAMLSRTDTTSTLKNISLPTLVICGEFDKLTPPNVMKIIADEIKDAKFAEIKNSGHMTPLEQPDEINKNIMTFLEGIF, encoded by the coding sequence ATGGAAATTATTATCAATGATCTACGAGTTTTTTTGGAAGGCGACAATAAGAATAAATCAATTATTTTTTTGCACGGCTTTCCTTATGACCATACAATGTGGGATGAACAGGTAAATTTTCTAAAAGATAAATTTTATTGCGTAAGATATGATATTCGCGGTTTGGGAAATAGTCCCGCCGGTAACGGACAATTTACAATGGACTCTTTTGTTGATGATTTGTTTTCAATAGTAGATGAATTGAAATTGGATAAGCCAATTATTTGCGGACTTTCAATGGGCGGATACATTACTTTTCGGGCATTGGAAATTGATCAGTCAAAATTTTCAGCGGTAATCTTAATGGATACAAGATCTGAAAGCGATAATAACGAAGGAAAAATTAAAAGACAAAACGGAATCGCAAAGATTAATAAAGAAGGCGTAATTGCTTTTGTCGATGGCTTTGTTCCGACTTGCTTCTGGGAAGATACTATCAAGAACAATCCAAATCTTTACAATACTGTATTGAATAAATCCAGAAAAAGCAACTCAATCGGCGTAAAAGGAAGTCTGATTGCAATGTTAAGCAGAACAGATACAACTTCAACGCTAAAGAATATTAGTCTGCCAACTTTGGTAATTTGCGGAGAATTTGATAAACTAACACCGCCAAATGTAATGAAAATTATTGCTGATGAAATTAAAGACGCAAAGTTTGCAGAAATTAAAAACTCAGGACATATGACGCCGCTTGAACAGCCGGATGAAATTAATAAAAATATTATGACATTTTTAGAAGGAATTTTCTAA
- a CDS encoding YeeE/YedE family protein — protein sequence MQKKYMNPYLAGFLLGLLLVATIYITGRGLGASGAVKSVTVQLVESAVPQHAENTKFYKEYSSEHTGSPLKSWLVFEVIGVLIGAFISGLVSERLNLTLEHGPRINSKIRIFGAITGGLLFGFGAQLGRGCTSGAALSGMAVLSTGGILTMVAIFGGAYLFAYFFRKFWI from the coding sequence ATGCAGAAAAAATATATGAATCCTTATTTAGCCGGATTTTTATTGGGACTTCTTTTAGTTGCAACTATTTATATTACCGGCAGAGGATTAGGCGCGAGCGGCGCGGTTAAAAGTGTAACGGTTCAGCTTGTGGAATCAGCTGTTCCTCAGCATGCCGAAAATACAAAATTCTACAAAGAATATTCATCCGAACATACCGGTAGTCCGCTAAAATCATGGCTGGTTTTTGAAGTTATTGGAGTTTTAATTGGCGCATTTATTTCCGGTTTAGTTTCAGAAAGGTTGAATTTAACTCTTGAACACGGTCCGAGAATAAATTCCAAAATTAGAATTTTCGGCGCAATTACGGGCGGATTATTATTTGGATTTGGTGCTCAGTTAGGAAGAGGTTGTACAAGCGGAGCGGCGTTAAGCGGAATGGCAGTTCTTTCAACCGGAGGAATTTTAACTATGGTTGCTATTTTCGGCGGCGCATATTTGTTCGCGTATTTTTTTAGAAAATTTTGGATATAA
- the metH gene encoding methionine synthase yields the protein MQFDILSEILSQRILILDGAMGSLIQRYKLTESDFKGERFKDHAKSLRGDNDLLSITQPHVIKEIHKLYLEAGADIIETNTFNATSISQADYGMEHVIYDMNFASAKLAKETANIYTAKNSQKPRFVAGSIGPTNKTLSMSSKVEDPGARDLTFDEMKNSYYDQVRGLVDGGVDILLVETITDTLNAKSALFAIHQYFAEKNILLPIMISGTIVDQSGRTLSGQTFEAFWNSISHTQNLLSVGLNCSLGPKQMRPFIQEISDLASCFVSIYPNAGLPNEFGNYDETPNQMYEVLAKYAEYGNFNIVGGCCGTTPEHIKVFSEIAKEFKPRIPKEKSKLLSLSGLEPLVVRPDSNFINIGERTNVMGSKKFARLIKEDKYSDALSVSREQVDNGAQVIDINMDDAMIDAESAITKFLNLIASEPDIAKVPIMLDSSKWNVIEAGLKCLQGKGIVNSISLKEGEEIFKYHARKVLNYGSAVIVMAFDEIGQADSYERKIEICSRAYKILTEEINFPPEDIIFDPNIFAIATGIKEHNNYAVDFINATKWIKQNLPYAKVSGGVSNLSFSFRGNDTVREAMHSAFLYHAIKAGMDMGIVNAGQLGIYEEIPKHLLELVEDVILNRREDATERLIEFAQQIDKKERSEIKIDEWRNLSIEERLKHSLIKGIDTFIINDIEEARIKIKSPLQVIEGPLMDGMNIIGDLFGSGKMFLPQVVKSARVMKKAVAYLIPYIEEEQRSTGEIKKAGKILLATVKGDVHDIGKNIVGVVLNCNNYDIIDLGVMVPSENIISKAKEENVDIIGLSGLITPSLDEMIHVAKELEREKMNLPLLIGGATTSKVHTAVKIDENYSGNVIHVLDASKAVAVAGKLLNVNSKENFVNEVASEYETIRVQHKRKNNNQNLISIVEARKNKLVLDWGKIQITEPNNFDLIIDNEVPLEKLRDYIDWTPLFITWELKGKYPSIFENKDYGGEAKKLFDDANKLLDKIISEKLLTAKSVCKIFQANSVEDDIQLFENGKVVSTLHTLRQQTDKNNKFPNLALADFISPLNLGEKDYIGLFAVTAGIGSKKLVKEFEANHDDYNAIMVKALADRLAEANAELLHKKVRTEIWGYAKSENLLNDDLIKEKYIGIRPAPGYPAQPDHTEKFTLFNLLDIEKNTGITLTENLAMDPPASICGLYFANPESKYFSVGNILNDQVEDYAKRKNMKTEEVEKWLRQII from the coding sequence ATGCAATTCGATATATTAAGTGAAATTCTTAGTCAAAGGATATTAATCCTTGACGGCGCAATGGGGAGTTTGATTCAACGTTATAAATTGACTGAATCCGACTTTAAAGGTGAAAGATTTAAAGATCATGCAAAATCACTGCGCGGCGATAATGATCTGCTCTCAATTACTCAGCCGCATGTTATTAAGGAAATTCATAAACTTTATCTTGAAGCAGGCGCAGATATTATTGAGACAAATACTTTTAACGCGACTTCAATATCTCAAGCCGATTACGGCATGGAACACGTAATTTATGATATGAATTTTGCGTCGGCAAAATTAGCAAAAGAAACTGCAAATATTTATACCGCTAAAAACTCCCAAAAGCCGAGATTTGTGGCGGGTTCTATTGGTCCAACAAATAAAACGCTTTCAATGTCATCCAAAGTTGAGGATCCGGGAGCCAGAGATTTAACTTTTGATGAAATGAAAAATTCATATTATGATCAAGTAAGAGGATTAGTCGATGGCGGAGTAGATATTCTTTTGGTTGAAACAATTACCGATACTTTAAACGCAAAATCCGCACTGTTTGCCATTCATCAATATTTTGCCGAAAAAAATATTTTGCTTCCGATAATGATTTCAGGAACAATTGTAGATCAAAGCGGAAGAACTCTATCCGGACAAACATTCGAAGCATTTTGGAATTCCATTTCGCATACTCAAAATTTATTGAGTGTTGGTTTAAATTGTTCTTTAGGTCCAAAACAAATGCGTCCTTTCATTCAAGAAATTTCCGATTTAGCAAGCTGCTTTGTAAGTATTTATCCAAACGCGGGACTGCCGAACGAATTTGGCAATTATGATGAAACTCCGAATCAAATGTATGAAGTCTTGGCAAAATATGCCGAATACGGAAATTTCAACATTGTAGGCGGATGCTGCGGAACCACTCCGGAACATATAAAAGTATTCTCGGAAATTGCCAAAGAATTCAAACCCAGAATTCCAAAAGAGAAAAGTAAGCTGCTTTCTTTAAGCGGATTAGAACCATTAGTTGTTCGTCCGGATTCTAATTTTATTAATATCGGAGAACGAACAAATGTGATGGGTTCAAAGAAATTCGCGAGATTAATAAAAGAAGATAAATATTCAGATGCATTAAGCGTATCAAGAGAACAAGTCGATAACGGCGCTCAAGTCATTGATATAAATATGGACGACGCAATGATCGATGCCGAATCGGCAATAACAAAATTTTTAAATTTAATCGCATCAGAGCCGGATATCGCAAAAGTGCCGATTATGCTGGACTCATCAAAATGGAATGTAATTGAAGCAGGACTTAAATGCCTTCAGGGAAAAGGAATTGTAAATTCAATAAGTTTAAAAGAAGGCGAAGAAATTTTTAAGTACCACGCGAGAAAAGTTTTAAATTACGGTTCAGCCGTAATAGTTATGGCTTTTGATGAAATCGGTCAAGCTGATTCTTATGAACGCAAGATCGAAATCTGCAGCAGAGCTTATAAAATATTAACGGAAGAAATAAATTTCCCTCCTGAGGATATTATTTTTGATCCTAATATTTTTGCAATAGCGACCGGAATTAAAGAGCACAACAATTATGCGGTTGATTTCATTAATGCAACAAAATGGATAAAGCAAAATCTTCCTTACGCAAAAGTTTCCGGCGGAGTAAGTAATTTATCATTTTCATTCAGAGGCAATGATACAGTGCGCGAAGCAATGCACTCTGCATTTTTGTATCACGCTATAAAAGCCGGAATGGATATGGGAATTGTCAATGCCGGTCAACTTGGCATTTATGAGGAAATTCCTAAACATTTACTTGAACTTGTTGAAGATGTTATATTAAACCGCCGGGAAGACGCGACAGAAAGACTGATAGAATTTGCGCAGCAGATTGACAAAAAGGAAAGATCAGAAATAAAAATTGATGAGTGGCGAAATTTATCGATTGAAGAAAGGCTGAAACATTCTTTGATTAAAGGAATTGATACATTCATAATTAACGATATTGAAGAAGCAAGAATTAAAATTAAATCACCGCTACAGGTTATTGAAGGTCCTTTAATGGACGGCATGAACATAATCGGTGATTTATTCGGCTCGGGTAAAATGTTTTTGCCTCAAGTTGTAAAAAGTGCCCGCGTAATGAAAAAAGCTGTCGCGTATCTAATTCCTTATATTGAAGAGGAACAAAGATCGACGGGAGAAATTAAAAAAGCCGGAAAGATTTTGCTCGCGACTGTTAAAGGTGATGTTCATGATATTGGCAAAAATATTGTAGGCGTTGTTTTAAACTGCAACAACTACGATATTATTGACCTTGGTGTTATGGTGCCTTCAGAAAATATAATTTCAAAAGCAAAGGAAGAAAATGTTGATATTATTGGTTTAAGCGGATTGATAACTCCATCGCTTGATGAAATGATACATGTGGCAAAGGAATTAGAAAGAGAAAAAATGAATTTACCTTTATTGATTGGAGGAGCTACAACTTCCAAAGTGCATACAGCGGTAAAAATTGATGAAAATTATTCCGGAAATGTAATTCATGTTTTGGACGCTTCAAAAGCTGTTGCCGTAGCGGGAAAATTACTTAACGTTAATTCAAAAGAAAATTTTGTAAACGAAGTTGCCTCCGAATATGAGACAATAAGAGTTCAGCATAAAAGGAAAAATAATAATCAAAATTTAATTTCTATTGTTGAAGCAAGAAAAAATAAATTGGTTTTGGATTGGGGTAAAATTCAAATAACTGAACCAAATAACTTTGATTTAATTATTGATAACGAAGTCCCGCTTGAAAAATTAAGGGATTACATCGATTGGACACCGCTCTTTATAACTTGGGAATTGAAAGGAAAATATCCTTCAATATTTGAAAATAAAGATTACGGCGGCGAAGCAAAAAAACTTTTTGATGACGCGAATAAATTATTGGACAAAATAATTTCCGAAAAATTATTGACTGCAAAAAGCGTATGTAAAATTTTCCAGGCAAACAGTGTTGAAGATGATATCCAGCTTTTTGAAAATGGAAAAGTTGTTTCAACATTGCATACTTTAAGACAACAGACAGATAAAAACAATAAATTCCCGAATTTGGCATTGGCTGATTTTATTTCTCCGCTAAATTTAGGCGAAAAAGATTATATTGGACTATTTGCGGTTACCGCTGGAATCGGTTCAAAAAAATTGGTAAAAGAATTTGAAGCGAATCATGATGATTATAACGCTATTATGGTTAAAGCTTTGGCAGATAGATTAGCCGAAGCTAACGCTGAATTACTTCATAAAAAAGTTAGAACCGAAATTTGGGGATACGCGAAAAGCGAAAATCTATTGAATGACGATTTAATTAAAGAAAAATATATTGGGATTCGTCCCGCGCCAGGTTATCCGGCACAGCCTGATCATACAGAAAAATTTACACTGTTTAATTTACTTGATATCGAAAAAAATACCGGTATAACTCTAACGGAAAATTTAGCGATGGATCCGCCTGCTTCAATATGCGGATTATACTTTGCTAATCCGGAATCAAAATATTTTTCCGTTGGTAATATTCTTAATGATCAAGTTGAAGATTACGCTAAAAGAAAAAATATGAAAACAGAAGAAGTTGAAAAATGGCTGCGACAGATTATTTAA
- the rfaD gene encoding ADP-glyceromanno-heptose 6-epimerase: MIIVTGGAGFIGSAIVWKLNDMGIDDIIIVDHLGESEKWKNLVGLKYLDIFHKDEFLELITENSFENIDTIFHLGACSSTTEKDADYLLYNNFKYTKTLAEYSLENNVKFIYASSAATYGNGENGYDDDEEKLEILKPLNMYGYSKHMFDLWAKKLKIDDKIVGIKYFNVFGPNEYHKGDMRSIVHKAFGQIKETGKVNLFKSYLPNYEDGKQMRDFIYIKDAVEMTIHFYLNKDKNGLFNVGTGKTRTWVDLVGSIFKAMNIKTNIEFIEMPEILRGKYQYFTEAKIDKIRNAGYNKEIISMENSIDDYVKEYLIKERHLTN; this comes from the coding sequence ATGATTATTGTAACCGGCGGAGCCGGATTTATTGGAAGCGCAATTGTTTGGAAATTGAACGATATGGGAATTGATGATATTATTATTGTTGATCATCTTGGTGAAAGTGAAAAATGGAAAAATTTAGTGGGTTTAAAATATTTGGACATTTTTCATAAAGATGAATTTTTAGAATTAATAACCGAAAATTCGTTTGAAAATATTGATACAATTTTTCATTTGGGTGCTTGCTCTTCAACTACAGAAAAAGACGCGGATTATTTGCTGTATAATAATTTTAAGTACACAAAAACATTAGCCGAATATTCATTAGAAAATAATGTAAAATTTATATACGCATCCAGTGCGGCCACTTACGGCAATGGCGAAAACGGTTATGATGATGATGAAGAAAAATTAGAAATTCTTAAACCGCTGAACATGTATGGATATTCCAAACACATGTTTGATCTTTGGGCAAAGAAACTTAAAATCGACGATAAAATTGTTGGTATAAAATACTTTAATGTTTTTGGTCCGAACGAATATCACAAAGGCGATATGAGAAGCATTGTTCATAAAGCGTTTGGACAAATAAAAGAAACAGGAAAAGTAAATTTGTTTAAGTCATATTTGCCAAATTATGAAGACGGAAAACAAATGCGTGATTTTATATATATAAAAGACGCGGTAGAAATGACTATTCATTTTTATTTAAATAAAGACAAAAATGGTTTATTCAATGTAGGAACCGGAAAAACAAGAACTTGGGTTGATTTAGTTGGTTCTATTTTTAAAGCAATGAATATTAAAACAAATATTGAGTTTATAGAAATGCCGGAAATTTTAAGAGGGAAGTATCAATATTTTACAGAAGCGAAAATTGATAAAATAAGAAATGCCGGTTATAACAAAGAAATAATTTCCATGGAAAATTCAATTGACGATTATGTTAAAGAATATTTGATCAAGGAAAGACACTTAACAAATTAA